The DNA segment GCCCGCTGTTCTGGGCGCACGATCACCGGGACCAGGTCACCACCGGCATCGACGAGGCTGAGCGGGCAACGGGATTCGGGTTCCGCCGCGGTCGGCTGCCCTGGTAGGCGCCCGGCTCCGATTCGGTGTCGCGCATGCGGGTACCCGGCGAGCGTCGAGGTCAGTGCTCGCCGGGAGGTGAAACGTGCCGAAGCGGATTGTCATCGCAGGCGGTGGCTATGTGGGGCTGTACACGGCGTTGCGGTTGCGGCAGCGGCTCCGTGAGGGCGAGGCCGAAGTGGTCGTGGTCAGCCCTGACAACTTCATGACGTACCGGCCGTTACTGCCTGAGGTCGCGTCCGGCACGCTCGAACCGCGCCACGCCGTGGTGCCGCTGCGGGCGGTCCTACGGGGGACGCGGTTCGTGTCCGGAAAGGTGGTGTCGGCCGATCGCGAGGGCAAAACGGTCGTCGTTCGGCCGGCGGCGGGTCCTGTGTGGGAACTGGATTACGACGAACTCGTCATCGGCATGGGCGCGGTGGCCAAGCTCGCGCCGGTTCCCGGGCTCGCGGAGAACGGCATCGGTTTCAATTCGCTCGCCGAGGGCGTGCACCTTCGTGATCACGTGCTCCGCCAACTGGAGATCGCCTCCGCGACGCCCGATCCCGAACTGCGCAGGTGCGCGCTGACCTTCGTGTTCGTCGGCGGCGGTTACACCGGCGTCGAGGCGATCGCGGAGCTGCAAGACATGGCGACCGATGTGCTCGCGGGCTATCCGGAGCTGGAAGCGGCGGACATGCGGTGGATTCTGGTCGAAGCACTTGACCGCATCCTGACGACGGTGAGTGACGATTTGGCCGACCTTGCCGCGGACGAACTGACCCGGCGAGGCATCGACATCCGCACCGGAACCCGGCTCGACTCCGCGGAAGAAGGGGTTCTCGCGTTGTCGGACGGCACGAAGCTCAGCGCGTCGACCCTCGTGTGGGTGGCGGGGACCCGTCCGAGGTCGGTCGTTGCCGAACTGGGGCTGCCGGTGGACGACGGTGGCAGGCTCGTCGTGGACGCGGCCATGCGGGTCGAGCGGGCGGAACACGTGTGGGCGGCCGGCGATTGCGCCGCCGTACCGGATCCCGAACGGGATGGGGTGTGCC comes from the Prauserella marina genome and includes:
- a CDS encoding NAD(P)/FAD-dependent oxidoreductase; its protein translation is MPKRIVIAGGGYVGLYTALRLRQRLREGEAEVVVVSPDNFMTYRPLLPEVASGTLEPRHAVVPLRAVLRGTRFVSGKVVSADREGKTVVVRPAAGPVWELDYDELVIGMGAVAKLAPVPGLAENGIGFNSLAEGVHLRDHVLRQLEIASATPDPELRRCALTFVFVGGGYTGVEAIAELQDMATDVLAGYPELEAADMRWILVEALDRILTTVSDDLADLAADELTRRGIDIRTGTRLDSAEEGVLALSDGTKLSASTLVWVAGTRPRSVVAELGLPVDDGGRLVVDAAMRVERAEHVWAAGDCAAVPDPERDGVCPPTAQHAVRQGEQLADNLVAVVRGGRPSPFRYRSKGEFITLGKNKAVAEVFGRKLAGSLAWAARRGYYATQIPTWNRKVRVLGDWLVGMPFGHDVVDFGSREAPRGAFEEAARKPARSSTQG